A genomic stretch from uncultured Cohaesibacter sp. includes:
- a CDS encoding ABC transporter permease: MEFADALLVSIVTASTPLLLAAIGELVVERSGVLNLGVEGMMIMGAVCAFAASLTTGNPYLGILAGIAGGAVMALLFAFLTLGLVANQYATGLALSLLGLGFSGMIGENYVGTPGVKLPTLDIPLLSDIPVIGDAIFNQDILFYLAIALVIGVNWFLFKSRSGLILRAVGENHNSAHALGYNVNRVRLYAVLFGGVCAGLSGSYLSLVYTNLWIENMTAGRGWIALALVVFASWLPWRTMAGAYLFGAVLILQFHAQGAGWEVPSQLLSALPYLATIVALVFISRNRTVARVNTPSCLGQSFVPDR, translated from the coding sequence ATGGAATTCGCAGATGCATTGCTCGTCTCTATTGTAACGGCCTCAACCCCGCTTCTGCTTGCTGCAATCGGTGAGCTTGTCGTGGAGCGGTCCGGTGTGCTCAATCTCGGCGTCGAGGGCATGATGATCATGGGCGCTGTCTGCGCCTTTGCAGCTTCACTGACCACCGGCAACCCGTATCTGGGCATTCTGGCCGGTATCGCGGGAGGCGCAGTCATGGCGCTTCTTTTTGCCTTCCTGACATTGGGTCTTGTTGCCAATCAATATGCAACAGGCCTTGCGCTCAGCCTTTTGGGCCTCGGTTTTTCGGGTATGATTGGCGAAAATTATGTAGGCACCCCCGGCGTCAAGCTTCCGACGCTTGATATTCCCCTGCTATCCGACATTCCTGTTATCGGCGATGCCATATTCAATCAGGATATCCTATTCTATCTGGCGATCGCGCTTGTCATCGGCGTCAACTGGTTCTTGTTCAAAAGCCGCTCCGGGCTCATCCTGCGCGCCGTGGGCGAGAACCACAACTCCGCACATGCGCTGGGCTACAATGTCAACCGTGTGCGTTTGTATGCCGTATTGTTCGGCGGTGTATGCGCAGGTCTTTCAGGCTCCTATCTGTCGCTCGTCTATACCAATTTGTGGATTGAGAATATGACTGCGGGTCGCGGCTGGATCGCACTGGCACTGGTCGTGTTCGCCTCATGGCTGCCATGGCGCACGATGGCCGGGGCCTATCTGTTTGGCGCGGTTCTCATCTTGCAGTTTCATGCGCAAGGCGCAGGCTGGGAAGTGCCTTCGCAGCTGCTGTCGGCCCTGCCTTATCTTGCAACAATCGTCGCATTGGTTTTCATTTCCCGCAACCGCACAGTGGCGCGGGTCAATACGCCTTCCTGTCTGGGTCAATCCTTTGTACCAGACCGTTGA
- a CDS encoding ABC transporter permease, with protein sequence MRLEMQKRGAPSQVMSLMSPVLAIILTLITGAIMFGLLGFNPGKALYVYFVEPLLDPWSLQELVVKASPLILIAVGLTICYRSNNWNIGAEGQFTMGAIFGSVLPIMFPDFQNYAVFPIMLAMGAAGGALFAYIPAVLKNRFATNEILTSLMLTYVALLFLDFLVRGPWKDPDGYNFPESRLFNDFALTPSLFEGGRMHIGAVFAVVAAILVFILFIRTLKGFEIKVIGETPRAGNFAGFSKEKMTVFAFLVSGALTGLAGILEVAGPIGQLRPTISPGYGFTAIIVAFLGRLNPIGAIFAGLLLALSYLGGEAAQVDLGISEKTAKAFQGILLFYVLACDTLIHYRIRIVWRNKLRAKEVA encoded by the coding sequence GGCTTGAAATGCAAAAGCGTGGGGCGCCATCCCAAGTCATGTCCCTGATGTCGCCCGTTCTGGCGATTATCCTGACATTGATCACGGGCGCCATCATGTTCGGCTTGCTCGGATTTAACCCCGGCAAGGCACTCTATGTCTATTTCGTGGAACCGCTGCTAGACCCCTGGAGCTTGCAAGAGCTTGTCGTCAAGGCGTCTCCACTCATTCTGATCGCAGTGGGCCTGACCATATGCTACCGCTCCAACAACTGGAATATCGGCGCAGAAGGCCAGTTCACCATGGGGGCCATTTTCGGCTCAGTCTTGCCGATCATGTTCCCGGATTTCCAGAATTATGCGGTATTCCCGATCATGCTGGCCATGGGGGCCGCTGGCGGGGCTCTGTTTGCCTATATTCCGGCTGTGCTCAAAAACCGCTTCGCCACCAACGAAATCCTGACCAGCCTGATGTTGACCTATGTGGCGCTGCTGTTTCTTGATTTCCTCGTGCGAGGCCCTTGGAAAGACCCCGACGGTTACAATTTCCCCGAAAGCCGCCTGTTCAATGATTTCGCGCTGACACCAAGCCTGTTTGAAGGCGGGCGCATGCATATCGGTGCCGTTTTTGCTGTCGTGGCCGCGATCCTCGTCTTTATCCTTTTCATCCGCACGCTCAAGGGGTTTGAGATCAAGGTCATTGGTGAAACCCCAAGGGCAGGGAATTTTGCCGGCTTCTCCAAGGAGAAGATGACCGTGTTCGCCTTCCTTGTGTCTGGCGCGCTCACAGGTCTTGCCGGTATCCTTGAAGTCGCAGGACCGATTGGCCAGCTGCGCCCAACCATATCCCCTGGCTATGGTTTCACGGCCATCATCGTGGCCTTTCTGGGCCGGCTTAATCCGATCGGCGCAATCTTTGCGGGGCTTTTGCTGGCTCTGTCCTATCTGGGGGGCGAAGCCGCGCAGGTGGATCTAGGCATTTCGGAAAAAACAGCCAAGGCGTTCCAGGGCATTCTGCTCTTCTATGTTCTGGCCTGTGACACACTCATTCACTATCGTATTCGCATTGTGTGGCGCAACAAACTGCGCGCAAAAGAGGTCGCCTGA